The Gammaproteobacteria bacterium genome has a segment encoding these proteins:
- a CDS encoding DUF2334 domain-containing protein: MAENLLLSPPDEGRDVLVLYDNAGEFGHIGKEHAMMLENLLGHFHATVKLWPVSEYQSGQFDGYDVIFYIGATFDEPAKRLASGEQKKYENYQSFLTDVAETDSTVVWLNHNIKSLVNQMGVENFINKYGFQFLGVDNNRKFNRVEYKGVELHKGVVVYANPGASMDKCINEVDGIQWTAGDNRQGPWACDTVLNTVKIIDANKSSAYATAYPTSEIDGDLTKLPYITRSVNFWYVGDLPFLFLSEEDRYLVFADLLHDILESGVVEEKKHILLRLEDVSPGKDSRDLEKIAGYLESENIPFTIAAVATYEDPRGMENSGVPKSLKMLGSSIADVIKRHYDTGLASVIMHGYSHQWSGGANPFNGITGHDFEFFRVTMNDDGSLNYLGALPEDSAEWATDRVTEATHIFFDSGFKPFAWEAAHYMASETSYVAIQKLFPIHYGRLIYFSDESPGGKFFSQFFPYPIEKDLYGYQLIPENMGNVTLVPIPGYRAVSPDDLVRYAEKLSVVRDRVASFFYHPELGVEHLKKVVDGVRQAGYEFISPCELGYVCDGSATVVPERKIEAPITAKSSSGGGATGLIELLLAMAAVLMIRSKGRNPE, encoded by the coding sequence ATGGCTGAAAATTTGTTGTTGTCCCCGCCTGATGAGGGGCGTGATGTTCTTGTGCTGTACGACAATGCCGGTGAATTTGGTCATATTGGTAAGGAACACGCGATGATGCTTGAGAACCTTCTTGGGCATTTTCATGCCACAGTTAAGCTATGGCCAGTGTCTGAATACCAGTCTGGTCAGTTTGATGGGTATGATGTTATTTTCTACATAGGCGCCACTTTTGATGAGCCGGCAAAACGGCTGGCAAGTGGAGAACAAAAAAAATACGAGAACTACCAAAGCTTTCTGACCGATGTTGCAGAAACAGATTCTACCGTTGTATGGCTCAACCATAACATCAAGAGTTTGGTTAATCAGATGGGGGTAGAAAATTTTATAAATAAGTATGGGTTTCAATTTTTAGGGGTTGATAACAACAGAAAATTTAATCGTGTTGAATACAAGGGTGTAGAGCTTCATAAGGGTGTTGTGGTTTATGCGAACCCAGGTGCCAGTATGGACAAATGTATTAATGAAGTGGATGGTATTCAATGGACAGCAGGGGATAACCGGCAAGGCCCATGGGCATGTGATACGGTTCTGAATACCGTTAAAATAATTGATGCCAACAAAAGCTCTGCTTATGCAACCGCCTATCCAACCTCTGAAATAGACGGCGATTTAACCAAACTCCCTTATATCACTCGCTCCGTCAATTTTTGGTATGTCGGTGATCTCCCATTTTTGTTTCTTTCTGAAGAGGATCGTTACCTGGTTTTTGCTGATTTGCTGCACGATATTCTGGAGTCGGGTGTTGTTGAAGAAAAAAAACATATACTTCTTCGTCTGGAGGACGTTAGCCCGGGTAAAGATAGCCGAGACTTGGAGAAAATCGCAGGGTACCTTGAGTCAGAAAATATACCGTTCACCATTGCTGCGGTCGCGACGTATGAAGACCCTCGCGGTATGGAAAATAGTGGTGTGCCAAAATCGCTTAAAATGCTTGGCTCGTCGATAGCTGATGTGATCAAACGTCATTACGATACAGGGTTGGCCTCTGTAATAATGCATGGGTACAGCCACCAGTGGAGTGGTGGCGCGAATCCATTCAACGGAATAACAGGTCATGACTTTGAATTTTTTCGGGTGACCATGAATGATGATGGGTCACTGAACTATCTAGGCGCACTGCCTGAAGACTCTGCTGAGTGGGCGACTGACAGAGTGACTGAAGCAACCCACATTTTTTTTGATAGTGGCTTCAAACCTTTTGCTTGGGAAGCGGCTCATTATATGGCAAGTGAGACGAGCTATGTTGCAATTCAAAAACTATTTCCAATTCATTATGGGCGTTTAATTTATTTTAGTGATGAGAGCCCTGGTGGAAAGTTCTTTAGTCAATTTTTCCCATATCCCATAGAAAAAGATTTGTATGGTTATCAGTTAATCCCTGAGAATATGGGGAATGTGACTCTGGTTCCCATTCCTGGGTATCGTGCCGTGTCTCCTGATGATTTGGTTCGATATGCGGAAAAATTATCTGTTGTCCGCGATCGTGTGGCCAGTTTTTTCTATCACCCCGAGTTGGGCGTGGAGCACCTTAAAAAGGTGGTCGATGGTGTGCGGCAGGCGGGTTATGAATTTATCAGTCCCTGTGAGCTGGGGTATGTGTGTGATGGCAGTGCGACTGTTGTTCCAGAGCGAAAAATAGAAGCGCCCATCACGGCTAAAAGCAGCTCTGGCGGAGGTGCGACAGGTTTGATTGAGTTGCTGCTAGCAATGGCGGCGGTTCTTATGATTAGGAGTAAAGGCCGAAATCCAGAGTAG